In Panthera leo isolate Ple1 chromosome E3, P.leo_Ple1_pat1.1, whole genome shotgun sequence, a genomic segment contains:
- the TRIM56 gene encoding E3 ubiquitin-protein ligase TRIM56, producing MVSQGSSPSLLEALSSDFLACKICLEQLRAPKTLPCLHTYCQDCLAQLAEGGHLRCPECRETVPVPSAGVAAFKTNFFVNGLLDLVRARAGGDLRAGKPACALCPLMGGAGTGGPATARCLDCADDLCQACADGHRCTRQTHTHRVVDLVGYRAGWYDEEARERQAAQCPQHPGEALRFLCQPCSQLLCRECRLDPHLDHPCLPLAEAVRARRPGLEELLAGVDSNLAELEAARMTEKEALARLREQAARVGMQVEEVAEGVLRALLAQKQEVLGQLRAHVEAAEEAARERLEELEGREQVARAAAAFARRVLSLGREAEILSLEGAIAQRLRQLQGCPWMPGPAPCLLPQLEFHPGLLDKNCRLLGLSFEEQPQKDGGQEGAGSQGGDETSSQREDGAKSERHGGIQPQSRAGACTPKENRAQTPQEDGAQTPKEDRAKTPQEDGAQTPKEGRAQTPLEDEGAQTPRGGRSNKKRKFKGRLKSVSREPSPVPGLNLEGSGLLPRPIFSCSFPTRMPGDKRSPRITGLCPFGPREILVADEQNRALKRFSLNGDYKGAVPVPEGCSPCSVAALQGAVAFSAGARLYLISPDGEVQWRRALSLSQASHAVAAMPSGDRVAVSVSGHVEVYNMEGSLATRFIPGGKANRGLRALVFLTTSPQGNFVGSDWQQNSVVVCDGLGQVIGEYRGPGLHGCQPGSVSVDKKGYIFLTLREVNKVVILDPKGSLLGDFLTAYHGLEKPRVTTMVDGRHLVVSLSNGTIHVFRVRSLDS from the coding sequence ATGGTTTCCCAGGGATCCTCACCCTCCCTACTGGAAGCCCTGAGCAGCGACTTCCTGGCCTGTAAAATATGCCTGGAGCAGCTTCGGGCACCCAAAACGTTGCCCTGCCTGCACACCTACTGCCAGGACTGCCTGGCCCAGCTGGCCGAGGGAGGCCACCTCCGATGCCCTGAGTGCCGAGAGACCGTGCCCGTGCCATCGGCGGGCGTGGCCGCCTTCAAGACCAACTTCTTTGTCAACGGGCTCCTGGATTTGGTGAGGGCCCGGGCTGGCGGAGACCTGCGCGCGGGGAAGCCAGCCTGCGCGCTGTGTCCCCTGATGGGGGGGGCCGGCACGGGGGGGCCGGCCACTGCCCGGTGCCTGGACTGCGCGGACGACCTGTGCCAGGCCTGCGCTGACGGGCACCGCTGCACTCGGCAGACCCACACCCACCGGGTGGTGGACCTGGTGGGCTACCGGGCAGGCTGGTACGACGAGGAGGCCCGGGAGCGCCAGGCGGCCCAGTGCCCTCAGCACCCGGGAGAGGCCCTGCGCTTCCTGTGCCAGCCCTGCTCCCAGCTGCTGTGCCGCGAGTGCCGCCTGGACCCCCACCTGGACCAtccctgcctgcccctggccGAGGCTGTGCGCGCCCGCAGGCCAGGCCTGGAGGAGCTGTTGGCAGGCGTGGACAGCAACCTGGCGGAGCTTGAGGCCGCCCGGATGACGGAAAAGGAAGCTTTGGCCCGGCTGCGGGAACAGGCAGCTAGGGTGGGAATGCAGGTGGAGGAAGTGGCCGAGGGGGTCCTCCGGGCCCTACTAGCCCAGAAGCAGGAGGTGCTGGGGCAGCTACGGGCCCACGTAGAGGCTGCTGAGGAGGCTGCTCGGGAGAGACTGGAGGAGCTGGAGGGCCGGGAGCAGGTGGCCAGGGCGGCGGCCGCCTTTGCCCGTCGGGTGCTCAGCTTGGGTCGCGAGGCCGAGATACTTTCTCTGGAAGGGGCGATTGCCCAGAGGCTCCGGCAGCTGCAGGGCTGTCCCTGGATGCCAGGGCCAGCCCCCTGCCTGCTGCCCCAGCTGGAGTTCCATCCTGGACTCCTGGACAAGAACTGCCGCCTGCTAGGGCTCTCCTTTGAGGAACAGCCCCAGAAGGACGGTGGGCAAGAAGGAGCTGGAAGCCAGGGAGGTGATGAAACTTCGAGCCAGAGAGAGGACGGAGCCAAGTCAGAGAGACACGGTGGAATCCAGCCCCAGAGTAGGGCTGGAGCTTGCACCCCAAAGGAGAACAGAGCCCAGACACCCCAGGAGGACGGAGCCCAGACCCCAAAGGAGGACAGAGCCAAGACACCCCAGGAAGACGGAGCCCAGACTCCAAAAGAGGGCAGagcccagacacccctagaagATGAAGGAGCCCAGACCCCGAGGGGTGGCAGATCCAACAAGAAGAGGAAGTTCAAAGGCAGGCTCAAGTCAGTTTCCCGGgagcccagcccagtgcctgggcTGAACCTGGAGGGCTctggcctcctccccaggcccatTTTCTCCTGCAGCTTCCCCACGCGGATGCCAGGAGACAAGCGGTCTCCCCGCATCACAGGGCTCTGTCCCTTTGGCCCCCGGGAGATCCTGGTGGCGGATGAGCAGAATAGGGCGTTGAAGCGCTTCTCCCTCAATGGCGACTACAAGGGCGCAGTGCCGGTCCCCGAGGGCTGCTCCCCATGTAGCGTGGCTGCCCTGCAGGGAGCAGTGGCCTTCTCGGCCGGCGCGAGGCTCTACCTCATCAGCCCTGATGGTGAGGTGCAGTGGCGCCGGGCCCTGAGCCTCTCCCAGGCCAGCCACGCTGTGGCTGCCATGCCGAGTGGGGACCGTGTGGCCGTCAGTGTGTCAGGCCACGTGGAAGTGTACAACATGGAAGGCAGCCTGGCCACCCGGTTCATCCCCGGGGGCAAGGCCAACAGGGGCCTGCGGGCGCTGGTGTTCCTGACCACCAGCCCCCAGGGCAATTTTGTGGGGTCCGACTGGCAGCAGAACAGCGTGGTGGTCTGTGATGGTCTGGGTCAGGTGATTGGTGAGTACCGGGGGCCAGGCCTGCATGGCTGCCAGCCAGGCTCTGTGTCCGTGGATAAGAAAGGCTACATCTTCCTGACCCTTCGCGAGGTCAACAAGGTGGTGATCCTGGATCCAAAGGGGTCACTGCTCGGCGACTTCCTGACGGCCTATCATGGCCTGGAAAAGCCTAGGGTGACCACCATGGTGGACGGCAGGCACCTGGTTGTGTCTCTCAGTAACGGGACCATTCATGTCTTTCGGGTCCGCTCTCTTGATAGTTAA